Proteins encoded together in one Amblyomma americanum isolate KBUSLIRL-KWMA chromosome 1, ASM5285725v1, whole genome shotgun sequence window:
- the LOC144096704 gene encoding uncharacterized protein LOC144096704 isoform X2: MKRLSGVHVLNHEHRFLDASGEPMLSLFAADRGIDQMSKIIVAALVKIYGPGIASASRARPGEVYVVHRCRRCGAKGHKTDHCWAYCSPRRHAAAGRG; the protein is encoded by the exons atgaagcgcttgtctggcgtgcacgttctcaatcacgag catcgtttcctggatgcttctggcgagccgatgctgtccttgtttgccgcagaccggggcatcgaccagatgtcaaagattatcgtcgcggccctcgtcaagatctacggaccagggatagcgtcggcttcaagggcaagaccaggagaggtgtacgtcgtgcaccggtgtcgtcggtgcggagccaaagggcacaagacggaccactgctgggcctactgctcaccgcgccgccacgccgctgcaggtcgcggttga